In Psychrobacter sp. P11G3, a single genomic region encodes these proteins:
- the fadB gene encoding fatty acid oxidation complex subunit alpha FadB produces MVYQGNRITVTMLEDGIANMQYNAENESVNKFDAETNKQFGEAVSALEKADNVKGLIVTSAKGVFIAGADITEFVGSFKKSESEIKDWVVHVNDAFNRFEDLPFPKVAAINGAAMGGGCEMTLVCEYRVMSDKAIIGLPETQLGIFPGFGGTVRSTRIIGIDNALELIATGSPKKALAALKLGLVDATVPADDLQDAAIDLVKKCISGELDWKAKREEKLAPVKLNQLEQAMAFNSAKGAIFAKANPKQYPAPAIAIETIEKHVNLSRDKAIEVEAAGFAKAAKTPQAESLVGLFLNDQLVKKLAKKHSKQAHDISEAAVLGAGIMGGGIAYQAASKGLPIIMKDIKSEQLDLGMGEASKLLGKMVERGKMTPAKMGETLSRIRPTLNYGDFAETDIVIEAVVENPNVKRAVLKEVEGLVKDDCILASNTSTISITFLAEALERPENFVGMHFFNPVHRMPLVEVIRGEKSSEEAIATTVALASKMGKVPVVVNDCPGFLVNRVLFPYFGAFDLLLKQGADFAHVDKVMEKFGWPMGPAYLIDVVGLDTGVHGAAVMADGFPDRMKPDYKGAIQHLYDNERLGQKNGIGFYKYEMDKRGKPKKVADEATYELLKTTTDSEKQTFDDQAIIDRTMIAFCNETVRCLEDNIVSTPSEADMAMIMGVGFPPFRGGPCRYVDQMGLDNYLALCEKYAHLGKAYEAPQKIRDMAAAGETFYATA; encoded by the coding sequence ATGGTATACCAAGGAAATCGCATCACGGTGACAATGCTAGAGGATGGCATCGCCAACATGCAGTACAACGCCGAAAATGAGAGCGTGAACAAATTTGATGCCGAAACCAACAAACAGTTTGGTGAAGCAGTTAGTGCGTTAGAAAAAGCCGACAACGTAAAAGGTCTTATCGTTACTTCAGCCAAAGGCGTGTTTATCGCTGGTGCTGATATCACAGAATTCGTCGGTTCTTTCAAAAAATCAGAAAGCGAGATCAAAGATTGGGTCGTTCATGTTAATGACGCTTTCAATCGTTTTGAAGACCTGCCATTCCCGAAAGTTGCGGCTATCAATGGCGCGGCAATGGGCGGCGGTTGTGAAATGACTTTGGTTTGTGAATACCGTGTCATGAGTGACAAAGCGATCATCGGTTTGCCAGAAACTCAGCTAGGTATCTTCCCAGGTTTCGGCGGGACAGTTCGTAGTACGCGTATCATCGGTATCGATAACGCACTTGAGCTGATCGCGACTGGTAGCCCAAAGAAAGCATTGGCAGCATTGAAACTAGGCTTGGTTGATGCGACTGTACCTGCTGATGACTTACAAGATGCCGCAATTGATCTAGTCAAAAAATGTATCTCAGGTGAGCTTGATTGGAAAGCAAAACGTGAAGAAAAACTGGCTCCAGTTAAGCTAAACCAGCTTGAGCAAGCAATGGCGTTCAACAGTGCCAAAGGTGCTATTTTCGCTAAAGCCAATCCTAAGCAATATCCAGCGCCAGCAATCGCTATCGAAACGATTGAAAAGCACGTTAATTTATCACGTGACAAAGCAATCGAAGTAGAAGCTGCTGGTTTTGCAAAAGCCGCTAAAACCCCACAAGCAGAGAGCTTGGTTGGTCTATTCTTAAATGATCAGCTAGTCAAAAAACTGGCCAAAAAACACAGCAAGCAAGCACACGACATCAGCGAAGCTGCTGTACTAGGCGCTGGTATCATGGGTGGCGGTATTGCTTATCAAGCAGCCAGCAAAGGCTTGCCAATCATCATGAAAGATATCAAGTCTGAGCAATTAGACCTTGGTATGGGTGAAGCGAGCAAATTGCTTGGCAAAATGGTAGAACGCGGCAAGATGACCCCAGCAAAAATGGGTGAAACATTAAGCCGTATCCGTCCTACTTTGAACTACGGTGATTTTGCTGAGACTGATATCGTAATCGAAGCTGTCGTAGAAAATCCAAACGTGAAGCGCGCGGTACTAAAAGAAGTAGAAGGTCTCGTAAAAGACGATTGTATCCTAGCATCAAACACGTCGACTATCTCTATTACGTTCCTAGCAGAAGCGCTTGAGCGTCCAGAAAACTTCGTTGGTATGCATTTCTTCAACCCAGTACATCGTATGCCACTCGTCGAAGTTATCCGCGGTGAGAAATCATCTGAAGAAGCTATCGCGACTACTGTTGCACTTGCTTCTAAAATGGGCAAAGTGCCTGTAGTAGTTAACGACTGCCCAGGTTTCCTCGTAAACCGTGTATTGTTCCCATACTTTGGCGCGTTTGACTTGCTACTTAAGCAAGGTGCTGACTTTGCTCATGTCGATAAAGTTATGGAAAAATTCGGTTGGCCAATGGGCCCTGCATACCTAATCGACGTGGTCGGTCTAGATACAGGTGTACATGGCGCAGCAGTGATGGCTGATGGTTTCCCTGATCGCATGAAGCCTGATTATAAAGGTGCTATCCAGCATCTATATGACAATGAGCGTCTAGGTCAGAAAAACGGTATCGGTTTCTATAAGTACGAAATGGACAAGCGCGGCAAGCCAAAGAAAGTTGCTGATGAAGCCACTTACGAGCTGCTAAAAACCACAACTGACAGCGAAAAGCAAACGTTTGATGATCAAGCAATCATTGATCGCACTATGATTGCCTTCTGCAACGAAACGGTTCGCTGCCTAGAAGATAACATCGTAAGTACCCCAAGCGAGGCCGACATGGCGATGATTATGGGCGTAGGTTTCCCTCCATTCCGTGGTGGTCCTTGCCGTTATGTCGACCAAATGGGTCTAGATAACTACTTGGCACTATGTGAAAAATACGCACATCTTGGCAAAGCTTATGAAGCGCCACAAAAGATTCGCGACATGGCAGCCGCAGGCGAGACTTTTTACGCAACAGCGTAA
- a CDS encoding polyprenyl synthetase family protein, with product MTVSLTSSTTSTGVIPSNFVSFQSTEQFHGAVRAQLAQDIEVLFAYAKLPSPLVDACRYVMTGQGKLVRPLMVASAFASINSSNNARTDEPNDDINTLDAELDALLENDSDYDMSRRAALAVELLHTYSLVHDDLPCMDDDELRRGQPTAHIAFDEATALLAGDVLQTLAFEVLTAEMLTFAPFDATIASQLMAIFAPRARRMVSGQMLDLNAEASANIAQDDLEAIHRDKTGALIEAAMLMGGVCAGATAPQRMALQECAQYIGLAFQVQDDVLDVTMTTDTLGKPAGSDEKLDKSTYVKLMGVDDATSYAQSLFNDGRAAISHELNSRELSDNENTIGADNDALLALIEWLWSRKK from the coding sequence ATGACTGTTTCCCTTACTTCTAGCACTACCTCTACTGGCGTTATCCCTTCTAACTTTGTCTCTTTTCAAAGCACTGAGCAATTCCATGGTGCTGTGCGTGCCCAATTAGCGCAAGATATCGAGGTCTTGTTTGCTTATGCCAAGCTCCCTAGCCCACTGGTAGATGCCTGCCGTTACGTAATGACGGGTCAAGGTAAACTGGTACGCCCACTGATGGTTGCCAGCGCTTTTGCCAGTATTAATAGCAGCAATAATGCGCGTACAGACGAGCCTAATGACGATATCAATACTCTCGATGCTGAGCTGGACGCGCTACTAGAAAACGACTCAGACTATGATATGTCGCGCCGTGCCGCATTGGCGGTAGAGCTGCTGCATACTTATTCGTTGGTGCATGATGACTTGCCCTGTATGGACGATGATGAGCTGCGCCGTGGGCAACCGACTGCGCATATCGCCTTTGATGAAGCGACGGCTCTGTTGGCAGGAGATGTATTGCAGACACTAGCGTTTGAAGTACTAACTGCGGAGATGCTAACCTTTGCGCCATTCGATGCAACTATCGCAAGTCAGCTCATGGCAATATTTGCGCCGCGCGCCAGACGCATGGTGTCAGGTCAAATGTTAGACCTCAATGCTGAAGCCAGTGCCAATATCGCGCAGGATGATTTGGAAGCTATCCACCGTGATAAGACAGGGGCGTTGATTGAAGCGGCGATGCTCATGGGCGGCGTCTGTGCTGGTGCAACGGCTCCGCAGCGCATGGCATTGCAAGAGTGCGCGCAATATATCGGTCTGGCCTTTCAAGTCCAAGACGATGTGCTAGACGTCACGATGACGACTGATACGCTTGGTAAGCCTGCGGGTAGCGATGAAAAACTAGACAAATCTACCTATGTAAAACTGATGGGTGTCGATGACGCGACCAGCTATGCGCAATCACTGTTTAATGACGGACGTGCAGCCATTTCTCATGAACTAAATAGTCGTGAACTTAGCGACAATGAAAATACCATTGGCGCAGACAATGATGCACTACTGGCACTGATTGAATGGCTCTGGTCACGTAAAAAGTAG
- a CDS encoding DUF72 domain-containing protein — protein sequence MDSSPTPRIYLGTGGYSDTDLLGTLYPTGTRKTDFLHEYAKQYGAVEINSTFYAPIGQKAFAGMVDKAYVQADSQLKFAVKLHQDFTHARKGTAEHAQAFLNALSPLIEANALAPLLLQFPHGFDRTREHRLYLANLVSWFQDYPLAIEFRHNGWHTPQVVDSFQQQGLIWCSVDYPKVGGLPPSRLIFTERTGYLRMHGNNLNWWDAMSAADRHDYRYSEAEMQDWAQAIANQRQHFDTLYIFFQNTVNAHAYYNIAMLREALGKFGFEVL from the coding sequence ATGGACAGTTCCCCTACCCCGCGCATTTACCTCGGCACTGGCGGCTATAGCGACACCGACTTGCTCGGTACGCTGTATCCCACCGGCACCAGAAAAACCGATTTCTTACATGAATATGCCAAGCAATATGGCGCAGTCGAAATCAATAGTACATTTTATGCGCCCATCGGACAGAAAGCGTTTGCTGGGATGGTTGATAAAGCTTATGTACAAGCGGACAGTCAGCTCAAGTTCGCCGTCAAACTGCATCAAGACTTTACTCATGCACGTAAAGGCACTGCCGAACATGCACAGGCATTTCTAAACGCCTTATCGCCGCTTATCGAAGCAAATGCTTTAGCGCCTTTGTTACTTCAGTTCCCACATGGCTTTGATCGTACTCGTGAGCATCGTCTCTATTTGGCCAATCTCGTCAGTTGGTTTCAAGACTATCCACTCGCCATTGAGTTTCGTCATAACGGCTGGCACACACCGCAAGTGGTCGATAGTTTCCAGCAGCAAGGACTCATTTGGTGTAGCGTTGATTATCCCAAGGTTGGCGGACTGCCGCCGTCACGGCTAATATTTACCGAACGCACCGGCTATCTGCGTATGCATGGCAATAATCTAAACTGGTGGGATGCCATGAGTGCCGCTGACCGCCATGATTATCGCTATAGCGAGGCGGAAATGCAGGACTGGGCGCAAGCGATTGCCAATCAGCGTCAGCATTTTGATACGCTCTATATCTTCTTTCAAAATACCGTCAATGCCCATGCTTATTATAATATTGCGATGCTGCGAGAAGCGTTGGGTAAGTTTGGGTTTGAGGTGTTGTAG